In Sporanaerobacter acetigenes DSM 13106, the genomic window AGTGGCAGAAAAGTTTTTGTTGAAGAGTTTGATAAAAAATTAAAGACTACGATTAAACATAGAGAACTTGGAAGAAATGTTTCGTATAATAGACTTATAAGGATGGAACTCTACAAGTTACAAAAACATTTTATGGACGAAGAAGAATATTTGCCTTATGTTTCTAGGTGGTAAAGGAGAAGTGTTATGTTTGTAATACTTGTGTATGATATTGGAGAAAAAAGGGTTGCAAAAGTTTTAAAAACTTGTAGAAAATATTTGTATTGGGTACAAAATTCTGTGTTTGAAGGCGAAATATCAGAAGCAAATTTGACAAAGTTGAAAATAGAAGTAGGAAGAATAATTGATTATGAACAAGATTCTATTATTATATATAGTTTTAGAACGACCAAATATTCAAATGTAGAAATAATGGGAATAAAAAAAGGCGGAGAGGATAATTTTTTATAGCACATAGGAAAGCTCTAGTTTTTCTTAATATAAAACTTTCTGAAATGGGTTCCCCAAAAGGCTCTTTTGATTGTTAAGATGTATCCAATGGGAGCTTTTTTTATGGATATTGTTAAAAATAATTTGTCGTCGACCTATAATGGTGCAAAAACCCCTGAAGATCGACGACAAATTATTTTTTGTCTGAATTGAGTAGTTGCAATAGTTATAAGAAAAAATATT contains:
- the cas2 gene encoding CRISPR-associated endonuclease Cas2, with the protein product MFVILVYDIGEKRVAKVLKTCRKYLYWVQNSVFEGEISEANLTKLKIEVGRIIDYEQDSIIIYSFRTTKYSNVEIMGIKKGGEDNFL